One stretch of Papaver somniferum cultivar HN1 unplaced genomic scaffold, ASM357369v1 unplaced-scaffold_154, whole genome shotgun sequence DNA includes these proteins:
- the LOC113336869 gene encoding nuclear transcription factor Y subunit C-3-like: protein MDQQGHGQPPAVGMVASAGQMPYGTAQYPSHQIIGAPPVGSIQSPGQTAGFSASQAQLVQHQLAYQQAHQHQQQQLQQHLQTFWASQYQEIEHTTDFKNHSLPLARIKKIMKADEDVRMIAAEAPVIFARACEMFILELTLRSWNHTEENKRRTLQKNDIAAAITRTDIFDFLVDIVPREDLKDEGIAMPRAGPVPVGGPSEALSYYYPPQVGAAGMMMGKPVLDPTLYGQQSHPYMPQQVWPQPPAQQQQQQQEDS, encoded by the coding sequence ATGGATCAACAAGGACATGGACAGCCCCCAGCTGTAGGGATGGTTGCAAGTGCAGGTCAAATGCCATACGGGACAGCTCAATATCCATCTCACCAAATAATTGGGGCGCCTCCTGTAGGCTCTATCCAGTCTCCTGGCCAGACAGCCGGATTCTCTGCCTCCCAAGCCCAGCTTGTTCAACACCAACTTGCTTATCAGCAGGCCCACCAGCACCAGCAACAACAGTTGCAGCAACACCTCCAGACCTTTTGGGCTAGCCAGTACCAAGAAATTGAACACACAACCGACTTCAAGAACCACAGTCTTCCATTAGCAagaattaagaaaatcatgaaagcAGATGAAGATGTAAGGATGATTGCAGCAGAGGCTCCAGTAATCTTTGCAAGGGCATGTGAGATGTTCATCTTGGAATTGACACTTCGTTCATGGAATCACACAGAAGAGAACAAACGTAGGACACTCCAAAAAAATGATATAGCCGCAGCAATTACAAGGACTGATATATTTGATTTTCTAGTTGATATTGTGCCAAGAGAGGATCTGAAAGACGAGGGAATTGCGATGCCTAGAGCCGGGCCTGTGCCAGTTGGAGGTCCTTCTGAAGCTCTTTCTTATTATTATCCACCGCAGGTCGGAGCTGCAGGGATGATGATGGGTAAACCAGTATTAGATCCAACTTTGTATGGGCAACAATCTCATCCGTACATGCCTCAGCAGGTGTGGCCACAACCACCTgcgcagcagcaacaacaacaacaggaagATTCTTGA
- the LOC113336801 gene encoding protein FAR1-RELATED SEQUENCE 5-like, which translates to MGEQEKLYPFDLNESSYLDEVVRDGAQEKHYSVDSNEIGCPSEVMVTKNGYDVVVRTNPEDITVIEEATGDDITMIGKIFKSEDDAYEFYNVYARSVGFNVRKHWASKRKVDKKIIGRTFCCSCEGQREKHTRGTPTRPRGVTRTGCMARMQIKINDNENYYVVEFLDDHNHELASSDKVHLLRSQRKILPAQATLINNMISSGFGATRIFSYMSEEAGGPQNLNFTQEDCNNLVQGKRIEWMKAGDAQLLLDYFQAKQKENKSCFYTIQPDEEDRIMNIFWCDAKSRLDYSAFGDVVCFDTTFKTNGYDLPFAPIVGVNNHGQTILFGSALLKDESTRSFVWLFETFLTVMEGKEMKTIFTDQASQIANAIKQVFPNAHHRLCLWHIFQNDAKHLSHIFGIHESFLSDFRKCIYDYETEYEFLSSWEQLLEKYELKDNKWLNKLFKLREKWAQVYGREHFCAGMTTTQRSESINNYFKKYFKKKQILREFVGQFDKAVAARREKAKKADYKSMATKPNLTSVWEVEEKSSKIYTSKIFNEFQMQVKRLIDLEFKLDSDDGTTSIYKVSSYIGKRAPRTVRITSSTLTFQCSCKKFKFFGILCAHILKVLRHLKISDLPSEYYLKRWTKDASNSIVIDSQGNSLMVDCDPSLSARYSELSHLALSIATTGCINEEASIFVKQALLRVLEETKSLSTAQPNNVGVDREKNLLEISDEDEDLPQRNTTLEDPIRKKTIGESSARHKDPMEVGKRGKKGKMTKNKK; encoded by the coding sequence ATGGGAGAGCAAGAGAAGTTGTATccatttgatttgaatgaatctAGTTATCTAGATGAGGTTGTTCGGGATGGAGCGCAAGAGAAGCATTATTCAGTTGATTCGAATGAAATTGGTTGTCCAAGTGAAGTTATGGTGACAAAAAATGGCTATGATGTGGTTGTTCGGACTAATCCCGAAGACATTACTGTTATTGAGGAGGCTACGGGAGATGATATCACTATGATTGGGAAAATATTTAAGTCAGAAGATGATGCATATGAATTTTATAATGTTTATGCAAGAAGTGTCGGTTTTAACGTGAGGAAACATTGGGCTTCGAAAAGAAAAGTAGACAAAAAAATTATTGGAAGGACATTTTGTTGCTCATGTGAAGGCCAACGGGAAAAACATACAAGAGGAACACCAACTAGACCTCGGGGAGTGACGAGAACAGGTTGTATGGCAAGAATGCAAATTAAAATCAATGACAATGAAAACTATTATGTTGTGGAATTTCTGGACGATCATAACCATGAGCTTGCATCTTCAGATAAGGTGCATTTGTTGCGATCACAAAGAAAGATACTACCTGCTCAAGCTACTTTAATAAACAATATGATTTCCAGCGGATTTGGAGCAACTAGGATTTTCTCGTATATGAGCGAAGAAGCAGGAGGGCCACAAAATCTTAATTTTACTCAAGAAGACTGTAATAATTTGGTGCAAGGAAAACGCATTGAATGGATGAAAGCGGGAGATGCACAACTTCTTTTAGACTACTTCCAAGCGAAGCAAAAAGAAAATAAGTCTTGTTTTTACACTATTCAACCTGACGAAGAAGACCGTATTATGAATATTTTCTGGTGCGATGCAAAATCTAGGCTAGATTATAGTGCATTTGGAGACGTTGTGTGTTTTGACACTACATTCAAAACCAATGGTTATGACTTGCCATTTGCACCAATCGTTGGGGTGAACAATCATGGTCAGACTATACTATTTGGAAGTGCTTTATTAAAGGATGAGAGTACACGTTCATTCGTATGGTTGTTTGAAACATTCCTCACAGTAATGGAAGGAAAAGAGATGAAAACTATATTTACTGATCAGGCCAGCCAGATTGCCAACGCAATTAAACAGGTATTCCCTAATGCTCATCATCGTCTCTGCTTATGGCATATTTTCCAAAATGATGCGAAACACTTATCACATATTTTTGGCATTCATGAATCATTTTTAAGCGATTTTAGAAAATGTATTTATGATTATGAGACTGAATATGAGTTTCTATCAAGCTGGGAACAACTACTTGAAAAATATGAGTTAAAGGATAACAAATGGTTGAACAAGTTATTCAAGTTACGTGAAAAATGGGCACAAGTATATGGCAGAGAGCATTTTTGCGCTGGTATGACAACCACTCAAAGAAGTGAGAGCATAAATAATTACTTCAAAAAATATTTCAAGAAGAAACAAATTCTTCGAGAGTTTGTGGGTCAATTTGATAAAGCAGTTGCTGCTCGGCGCGAAAAAGCCAAAAAAGCAGATTACAAATCTATGGCAACGAAGCCAAACTTGACGTCAGTATGGGAAGTAGAAGAAAAATCATCTAAAATATATACTAGTAAGATTTTCAATGAATTCCAGATGCAAGTTAAGAGGCTCATTGACCTTGAATTCAAACTTGATAGTGATGATGgaacaactagcatatacaaagTATCATCCTATATTGGAAAACGAGCACCTCGCACGGTACGTATCACTTCCTCTACCCTTACATTCCAGTGTAGCTgcaaaaagtttaagttctttgGCATATTATGTGCGCATATTTTGAAAGTACTGCGCCATTTGAAGATTTCCGATCTTCCATCAGAATACTACTTGAAAAGGTGGACGAAAGATGCATCAAATAGTATAGTTATTGATTCTCAAGGAAATAGTTTAATGGTTGATTGTGATCCATCTTTATCAGCACGTTATAGTGAGTTGTCACACTTAGCGTTATCTATAGCTACAACAGGTTGTATAAATGAGGAAGCAAGTATATTTGTAAAACAGGCGTTGTTGCGGGTTCTTGAAGAGACAAAATCTCTTTCGACAGCCCAGCCTAATAACGTTGGAGTTGATCGCGAAAAGAATTTGCTTGAAATaagcgatgaagatgaagatcttcCACAGCGGAACACAACACTAGAAGATCCCATTCGAAAGAAAACAATAGGGGAGTCTTCTGCGAGACATAAAGATCCTATGGAGGTGGGGAAAAGGGGAAAGAAGGGGAAAATGACTAAGAACAAAAAATGA
- the LOC113336684 gene encoding probable F-box protein At2g36090, which yields MGISVTESESVAILCGDLFHDILGRLDGTTLATAACVCAAFCSISKQEKIWENVCHSLWPCTNRDDVRSLILSIGGYRKFYSDCFPLIVNKEVCLSNWDPSLDYPEGWAEAEYYGDLDVFKSISPSDFVSIVDVIYKGKSIYSKVLWGIPDSDSINGWFHNCPFRIDLLTNSDREHDHHEVTLSVDDGLPSVTCIERERKDGKLWKELCDGIRLSWIIVNKKLKQAANISSWIPLGGQRHWPTDRDFLIRFGSILPAKDILPCQVAECILVMKFRVALISDGEGNQTTLELTELSLQLEDMEGSHVNGRNSLLVLKEALNCRRSKNYSEVLESCHIYSKVQSELKEEKMRNESRLDRLCLLSGIAAFFSFCYYVL from the coding sequence ATGGGAATATCTGTCACGGAGTCTGAAAGTGTGGCAATTTTATGCGGTGACCTTTTCCATGACATATTAGGCCGTCTTGATGGTACTACTTTGGCTACTGCAGCATGTGTTTGTGCTGCTTTCTGCTCCATCTCAAAGCAAGAGAAAATATGGGAAAATGTGTGTCACTCTCTATGGCCTTGTACCAATAGGGATGATGTTAGGAGTTTGATTTTATCGATCGGAGGGTATAGAAAGTTCTATTCAGATTGCTTCCCGCTTATTGTTAACAAAGAAGTTTGTCTTTCTAATTGGGACCCTTCTCTTGATTACCCAGAAGGATGGGCTGAGGCTGAATATTATGGTGACCTGGATGTGTTTAAAAGTATTTCACCTTCAGATTTCGTCTCTATAGTTGATGTAATTTACAAAGGCAAATCGATATATTCGAAAGTCCTCTGGGGAATTCCTGATTCCGATAGCATCAATGGTTGGTTTCATAACTGCCCTTTCCGCATTGATCTCTTAACCAATTCTGACAGAGAGCATGACCACCACGAAGTTACACTTTCGGTTGATGACGGGCTACCATCAGTTACATGcattgagagagagagaaaagatggTAAACTCTGGAAGGAACTATGTGATGGAATTAGACTTAGCTGGATTATCGTGAACAAGAAGCTGAAGCAGGCTGCTAATATCTCTAGCTGGATTCCACTTGGTGGACAAAGACATTGGCCGACTGACAGAGATTTCTTGATCCGTTTCGGTTCCATTCTTCCTGCAAAAGATATTCTTCCATGCCAAGTAGCCGAATGCATCCTGGTTATGAAATTCCGGGTTGCATTAATCTCTGATGGAGAAGGAAATCAAACAACACTGGAATTGACTGAACTAAGTTTACAGCTAGAAGACATGGAAGGTTCTCATGTTAATGGAAGAAATAGTTTGCTTGTTCTAAAGGAAGCATTAAATTGCCGCCGGAGCAAAAATTATAGTGAAGTTTTAGAATCTTGTCATATTTACTCGAAGGTTCAGAGTGAAttaaaagaagagaaaatgagaaaTGAGAGCCGTTTAGATAGACTATGTCTCTTAAGTGGAATCGCTGCATTTTTCTCCTTCTGCTATTACGTACTATGA